In the Ptychodera flava strain L36383 chromosome 23 unlocalized genomic scaffold, AS_Pfla_20210202 Scaffold_23__1_contigs__length_28996876_pilon, whole genome shotgun sequence genome, gtagtgaagcttcattacgtattcatggtgacccctggccagctgtcaataactttgggggcttttgtcttttggcctgctttgcatatgcgtcgttggacacgacctgccaatcacccaggtagtcaattaaactattaattgactgtttacgacccaattaacactatccagcagtatcagtcatattttaatcgcgtggcccgggtgggcacaacgtaggaacgcgtgttttctgtgtgtacgtttcacttgtggtgttgtttgtaccatcgtgtgtccttgtttcacctacagcattaccttcaaggtgacaggcttactattaatgttcagtatcattgcaccgagttctgcccacggtgaaaaccacctgttttgcctactaattactgcccgtcgctgcccgtcctgaatgtagcctatctatagctacagtaatcacataaatcatttatcagttttgatatatactcctaaagtttgatcaaaatcgagaccacattcaagggctatgcagactgtccatgtaagcacacacagtgacaagaaggcggcaaacacctactcaccaagcacatcgaatcggcgaaaagaagcataaaaagctaggcttatcgccaaaacaaacgcgccaagcgctaacaaaaacccataccaagcggcccttttcagggccaccaaatactccaaaaagggaactaccaaaaatacgataagatgacatagaacacacaaacacttaaaagaaataacaaaaatcgtacacataacaaacaactgaaacacaacattaaatacaaaataaacaatcacagtaacgtaacagaaaacatggccgtggaaataaatcagctatttccaaagaaaagccgacaacaacatgaaattcaacaacaacctatcatcgctcaaactatgaaactccgaaaaatagtactaggcaaaagccttaaaattcattcggacaccaacaaaaccaaacagaataaaaccaccccaggatttcaacaaataaagtcgtataatgtgactacgctacatcgtgagacacaaacaatcgcaacaacaccaattcaaagaaaagtcaaattggactccacgaacaacaaaaaaacaaaaacttgaaagctatctgaagctgctaaactcgcacttctagagataccctttcaaacaaggaaacaaaacatgtcgcgtgccaaaagaatcgcgataaaccagcttgcaaacattggacaaatttttggaaaataagccttcgacaagggtcggtttttcgttattttcaacacaaacgattacgtactcgaatgcgaaaggcaattacgtaacactcagtattatacacaacaagccagaacaaacagtaaacaaagtaaatgaactattaattaaaatgtacgagaacaagcacatcaaccaggatacttgtaagtatcttgatcaataaacataaaatccgtaccccgcagtggtacttattgcctaaaaattcacaaacctccgcaaaaatctaaaagacacaccagtcaaaacaaaatttaccgaagtaaagaaatatagaacaaacaaaccgaaccaccaaacggactcacaacgtgaccaaaattaatatacttgcctcgctaatcggaaagcaagaccactaaaatgcattaaaataaattttcacaaacacaaactaaggaaagaatctacactgcgactgatgagaaaccacactagggtttcgaaacgcaagcgtcaaagggcgactctatcaacttttgtaacaacataggtccggcgtgcgtctcgccataagctttccccacacaaacaaaacattaccgtacacactaatccaaacttctctacaaatatccaaagcgaaacaaacatttcattaacacaaacatcggataagaatgtaggaacacattttcgaaacgaatcaaacacaaactcgacacaaaaacatttaggatagttaggtggggagcctgtttcacatttttacatctcgctatactgtctatgattctaaaaataaagtcatctgccactttttctgtatacgcggtttggcaaaactcatctcttcaatcgaaagtcgggcgatttcatggttctttggggcacttaagtgtacgtcgagcttaaggaatgtagttacattcgcgatgtttattcgaaaattatttattccttcaagggcaaatgcacataatttatgctgttggaaatactggccgctcataaacaagacaataaactcaatatatgtgcatttttacttatattgtcaaagtaccaccgacaccaacaaaaaaccaaatggttcagtccaggtatttgcaactctgccatccgactggtcaacaggaaatcaaccataggtgtcttttggcacgcgtatacgccagtcacgttggcgacggtaatctgcaccacttatcaccatcgggaaggtactcctccccatatacactggtgatcccaccctagcaaggcactgcgtcattcgaccaagcattgttattgtaatttcctgcataaaattaacagcgaggtcaaccggtcaaactctctcggcattttctctcatgtacACAACCGGTAAGATACCACTTAATACACTAATCTTAAAATCTCGTAATCCCTGTTGATAAATTTATCCGCACAGCTGCAATGCAAACCCTTCAGAAGCTGAAAaatcaacgaaattttcattttgaaaaactaccAAAACTTGATACCAGCAAGCTGAACTGTATATCGTTCGATCCGATTGCCTGAATATTGTCTGGGTAAACCACTAAGGAACATCATGCTGGATTTTGTGAATCCCTGCAAGTTGTTAATCTGCGAGCCCCTCCTTGTTACTGACCTTGACAATCTATGTTGTCACTGACATCGATGCAATCTAACAGAGGACCTGGTTCCACTTTGAGACAAATCCACTTGTAGGCACTGCAGTCTTCTGCTGACTCGATTTTCACAGCAGATGTCATACCAGTTGTCAGGCCTTTATCAGCGGTGCCATCGGCACCGGCAGGTACTGTGTCTGGAGCACCAGTGACGTCAATGGCTTCATTGTTGGACAGATACAACTTGTAGTTTTTTATGACTTATCCGTTCCGTCAACATTCAAAAGCCCAGCATTAAAATGAGAGAGAAGTCGCTTGAACTCTGTTCAGCTTGTAAGTTGTCGGTGCTATCACAGCGATAGTGTCTACTTTGAAAGCTATGGCTGAAATTAGAAGTTACAAAAATCGCTTTAGAAGCTGCAGTCGTTGCATGGCGCCTTACTTTCATAAATTTGATGTCCGGTatttaatataatatttttgcGATTTAACCGAAACTCGCTGACATAAAACCTGATAAATCCATGTTTATATAGTCATATCTCTACTTGGAAGTGATAGGTTCTTTATTGTAAATTAAACATCTTTAAAATGGCATCGCTGAAAGCAACCGTTTGTTAATTAATCATTTCTAAATCTAAGGCCGCAAGATCTACTCACGCACTAGTCATCATTTCAATTAACTGCTATATGACTATTTGCCAGAAGAGGGGTCAATGCATTTATAGGTTTGCGTCAAAGCAGACTTCTAAGTTTGTTTCTataggtattttaaatattatcacataAACTAGCTAGCCCGTAATGCCACcagtgtgacgtagaacaggatgGATGAAAAATCCTGTATCACCCCCTGTGTTACTAGAACTTTTTTCCAGCATGCACGTTCACACAGGCTGATCTGTCACTACCAATGCAGTGTTCTTACAACAGGGTATGTCCAACGAAATATGGGATACGTACCAGTGCTCGACGAACACAATGCCAATGGTCTTCAAGAAATGAAGTGTATGCTGCACGCGATCCCAAAAGATTAAGTCATGCGGTGGACGACAATAAATTTGTAGTTTATCTATAATTTCTCAATCGGAATTGAGCCTGCAAAGAAGGATTAGAGAAGACATCATCTGACAGTTGATTCCCAGTCAGCAACATACATCCTCAAGTAATAGATATCACAAAGATTTGCGACTTTGCTATAATGTCTACTTGCGCCAATTTTAAATTGAGCTTACTGCTTTCTTTGGGTTGTCAGTCAAACTCTTCACTGTAACAGATAAGACGCTCGTGATGTTTCTCCGAGGTTGCTCATGGACGTCGTCATGGGAACTGAGGTACAAGTAGTGAGCGATTACGTGATAGACAATTTAATAGGTATCGTACAAACGCGTGGTGGCGCTTTAAACACACCATCTGGATAACGACTCGCTCTTCCAAGGTCGGATTTCGTTGAGCATCGagctgcccggacaagagaccttggcaagtaAAGATGTACCGGTCTGTGAGGCCAAAATGGGTCAAGGTTTTACAAAAAATCCGAAACACGGTccacttttcatttcataaacccTTTATATGAGTCAGTAACTAGGGATGTTGCCATACTTCAGGAAAACCTTCACATGCAGTAAAATCATTGTCACCGTAAAAAATCACTGCCTCAGATTTGTCAAGAAAATCCCTAAAGATGGATCACCCTAGCGATGGATCACATTTTGGAATATTTGGGTAGACATTCGCCGCTGGGTAGCACAACCTTATGAAAATCTTGGGAGTACCTCAGCCTGGTGACACTATCGGAGAGCGGGGACGGCAGCTCTGCAATGAAATGGGTTCCATGCGGGACCGTCCAGATCGTGAGCTGTGTTATTTACGAAAGCCATGACACCTCTTGGAATaagaactactgtttcgattttgttgttgcatttgcttcatattttgaaatgtcataaaTTGTTGTGTTTACGGTGAACCATGTTCCCTCGCGTACCGCAACCATGGCGGACGTGCTTTAGAAAGCGAGAGAGAATTAATGAAGCAGACctaatccgtatgtctgattggtaaaTATAGCATttggtgtatcaaaattcaacTTGATCGGGGTTATAAGGGAAAGCACTCTACAGTTGCATATCTCCTTggcatggtccctccacaacctTGGTATGGGCCTTTTTAATAATCAACTGAAAGTACGTACTTCTCGGCAAATAAAACGCCAATCAcaacaatattttttgtaatttgccACACACAATATCGATCCATCCGCATCAAGCGAAAAGTAAGAAAACTGTTCATGTCACTTGTACTTACAAAGTGAACAACTTGTTCCATTAGCTATACATTTTAAGCTAAAATGTCAGTAAacgaacattttacaaattctaCGTGGATATCTTATGGATatctgttgtttttttctgtgtcAAGTTTTCTTCACACTGCTAAGTAAGCTCCATTCTGACTAGACATAATGTCTCGCTAATGTGAGGTTTAACACTTCAAAAATATGATTGGCAGCATCCCTGTTCAACAACGCAAGAAGAAATCTGGATCCAAATATCTCGCTAGATGTTGAGGGTTCGGGACTTCCAAAGTAAGATGTTATTGTTCTCACTTTAGTCTGTACTCGGCGTCTAAGAGATTAATTTTAAACGGGGTAATAAAATGAGGAATAGAGCAGCACATTTATATTGAAGCCATACAACACTTACCAGCACAATTCGTATCGATTGGTGTTACACATTGACTGGTTGTGTCTGTTGTATCCGTACCCCAAGAGACTTTAATGCATAGATAATCGTAGTCATCACACTTTGCACCATCTAAAACCTTCACATCGGCAGTCATACCAGTCTCTAATCCATTTCCATCATTACCATTAGCATTGGCAGGTACAGTTGTAGGTTTACCAGTCGTGAAAGGTATCGCATCAGATTTATGACTTTCCAGGTTATTGCTCGTTGATAAATACAGCTCAACTTTGGTCAATGTAACTGCATCTGTAGCGTGGTTGTTCTTCAACGCAACTTCACAGGTTATCTCCGTATCAGTAATGCGGTTGAACGTAACAGTGCCAGCGGGCGATGTTATCTTAAAGCCATTCTCGCTGATAGTAACCGCTGAAATAGGAGAGGCATTGCATATGATGATAGAGGTACACTTGTAATAATATATCAACATCAATATACACGATTACGTTGCTTACATTTACATTACAGTTTCAAAATGATCCTGTAATACTGTGCTTCAGTTGCTGTTCAAGTTGGATATTTGCATCTTGATTAAATGAAATGATTTCTTGGAAGGGAAACAACATAATCTGATAATCTGATAGGACTAGTGGTATGCAATTGGCTGTAAGAGTGCTATCTtaaaatttaataaactttAAGCGTCATTGCATcaaaaaagcattttgaaatatgaatttaaaatcaatctttattataaAATTGAATATTAAGATATAACGTGTCTCGGTAAAAAAGATATTCGTACACTCAATTTTGTACAATATTCTTTGATTTAGCACTTAAAGGGGCTCATTTGAAGCTTGTGGAGTAAAGAAATTTTGACTGGCTTAGTTTTGAGAAAATcggaatttttattttatcaagagagaacatagggatggcggacattttgaattcaaaatatcggtgcatattgggtaatttgtgtctctgGTACCAAACGATTGACGGGACCCCGGATTTGTATCCATGATTTTAAAGGAAATGTTTGCAAGTATTCttgagaaagtttgagcaaaagtttaagtctttcttttCGAGGGGCGAACTACATAAATAAAGATTATGCGGATCTTACataagtagtagtagtattttattgcattataaggcctccggcccatatgCAAAGGAGTTACaagtcaaaatttacatatcaaacaGAAGTTTATAATTTAAAGTGAATTAATTAGATacaatttgaaatttctcaCACAGGATTgttgatatttaaattacaaagaaaatCTTTTCGAATTTGGCAAGCCTTTAAAAGAAAGATGCCCAATTTACGTATAGTTCTCTCATCACGAGAGCGTAATAACTGCTGAAACTTACAAAGGTTTGGATGAATGAAAATATCTTCAGGTATATAAATTGACCTAAACTCATGATACGCAGGGCATTCCAGCAGAAAATGAAATTCGTCTTCAACTTTACCAGAATTGCACACTTCGCAAAACCTTTCAGTTGAGATAATCCCATCATGTCTGCCCTTTTCTATATTTAAAGGAAGGCAAGAACATCGGAAACAAGCGATTGTttggtgaattttaaaattcaaatttaaaattaaatattttctggTTCAATAGCACTTTTAAACCCTATATACGTACGCATTTTCGgtcttttgataatatttccactccattgttgtttacaaacgTCTTTTACTCTGAGTTCGAATTCGCTCAAAAATCTTTCCTTGTTTCCAACTTTCTGCGCCaaccaaacaaaaccaaaaccaTATGagtacaaaatatgttttaaagaAAGTTATGTCTACCTAATAAATCAAGTCGATAAAGCATTACATACGCTTGATGTGGTAATCTTGAACGTGGTAACTCAATTAATCTTAACCAAAATTTTACACATCTTTTCAAAGAAgacacaaaaattggtaatctACCACATTCACCAACTATTGCTTCGCTCGTTGTATTTGGTGGTAAACCCAAAAATAACCTGCAccattttctttgtatttgttCGAGCTTATCAAATTTCTGAAACCCCCAAATTTCTGAAGCGTATAACATGACTGGCAGGATCGTTGAATCAAATAACATAAAATGTGTATGAAAAGAAAACCCCCCAACTTTTTTACTGGCGGCAGATAAAACAGACAATGCTTTGTTAGCTTGCTCTGCAAGCGTGCAGACCGCTTTGCCCCATCTATTTCTTGATGACAATATAAGccctaaatatttataataagtTACAACTTCTAAATATCGACCATTTAAAACCCACTTTTCTGAACGTGCTCTATGACCCCCATTCCGGAATACAATAACTTTTGTCTTATTTATATTTACACTCATCTCCCATTTTCTGCAAAATTCTCCTAAAATATTGATCAACCTCTGTAAATTTACAACAGAGTCGGCAAATATTGTGACATCGTCAGCATACAGCAatgcaaataaattataaatatccTGTGTTAACTGAATTCCAATTTCGCCAGAATTAATCAACATGACGTTCAACTCTTCAATGAAGAAAGTAAATAATACAGGACTTAACATACAACCCTGTCTCACCCCAACTGGAcaatcaaaataatttgaaagcttGGAACCAGACTTAACACATGACTTTACATTGGAGTACATAGAACTTAAGATGTTAAACATTTTACTAGAAATACCAAGATGAAAGAGTTTGTACAAAAGCAGAGAATGATTCACACGGTCAAatgcttttgaaaaatccacaAAGAGACAATAGAATTTACCTCCCCTCACactcaaatatttttgtattatggcatgcaaaacaaaaatgtgatCAACCGTGCTGTGGTCTTTACGGAACCCTGCTTGACAATCAGATCTTAATTCGTTGTGCTCAGCCCATGCAGTCAAACGTCATTTAGAattgaagtgaaaatgttaccGAAAACATTTAAAAGGGAATGCCCCTATAGTTGCTTACGTCATTTGTGCTGCCGTTTTTAAATAGAGGGATGATAACTCCGATAGCCCATTCTTCCGGAAAATTACCGGATTCAAAAATAGAATTAAATAAAGTATGTAGAAAGGGGATAATAGTATCtgcagaaaatttaaaaaattcaccaGGAATACCATCGATCCCTGGTGATTTACATGACTTTAACCTTTTCAGACTTAGTGAGATTTCTTCTCTCGAAAtactcttattcaaaatatcaTCTTCTTGTAAACTAACAGAAGAAGTATCAACACTCTGTAAAAAATCTTCTACGGTTTGTGTAAAATTGTTTTCACCAGCCCTGTTATCAGCACACTGCTCATATAAagatttgaaataatcataCCATTCTTGTAAACTTATATTATTCGTATTGTGGCGTCTACGGTTCATACATGATTTTAAAGTAGACCAAATATCTGATGACCCGTCCCTCAATTCCCTAGAGAGATTTTCTTTAACAGCATTTTGATATTCACGTTTTTTGTTGCGAAACGTTtccttgaaaattttctttgctGAAATGTACTCTCTCAAATCCAAATTTGAATGTGTCTTCCTGAATTCTTTTAACTTATTATACAAACGCCGTTTCTGTAAAACGCAAGTATTGTCAAACCAACAAGGTTGATGGCGCTGTCTATCTTTAAATTCTGACGTCACACACTTCATGTCTTTGCCTGCTAATTTCAACGCTTCTATCAAATTATCAATAGATGTATCTATATCAGCAAGACTATCAAAAGAATCTGATAGGAGATTTCTTACTTGAAATGAAGAAAGATTGTTTAAAAAtacatctctgaaattttctttccatttaAAACGTACAGTATTTGTTGAATTCTCTTCAGCTGCAGTCTCAACTTGGCTAACATTTGCTGACTCAGCACCCAAAATTTTACATGACAATGGCATGTGGTCTGATTCAATGCGAGAGAGTACTCTGAAATCAGCCAATGCGTCAAATAGGtcagtggaaaaaatgacgtAATCAATCACACTTGCACCGGCATATGAAATACTAGT is a window encoding:
- the LOC139124216 gene encoding uncharacterized protein, which codes for MKSFAVAVLVLNFTCAVYATVTISENGFKITSPAGTVTFNRITDTEITCEVALKNNHATDAVTLTKVELYLSTSNNLESHKSDAIPFTTGKPTTVPANANGNDGNGLETGMTADVKVLDGAKCDDYDYLCIKVSWGTDTTDTTSQCVTPIDTNCAGSIPIEKL